The proteins below are encoded in one region of Metabacillus dongyingensis:
- a CDS encoding aminoglycoside phosphotransferase family protein, with protein MFDIKNYATFEKIKPINKGWSSDKKYYIETVTNEKMLLRIADISEYAKKKSEFEMMKRLAEYGVPMSQPVDFGMCDNCKSVYMLLIWCDGEDAEIVLPKMTETEQYVLGIKSGRILRKIHSIPAPKEQEEWGTLFNRKTDNKTKKYNGCGIKIDGDDKIIAYVEANRHLLDGRPQCFQHGDYHVGNMIISPEGELSIIDFNRIDYGDPWEEFNRIVWSAAVSPHFATGQLNGYFNGRPPVQFFTLLAFYISSNTLSSIYWAIPFGEDEVTVMKNQAKDVLTWFDGMNNPVPTWYLADFYIQYINNIPYKLKSPFDISFIEQYGEIFKIYDDQDSGNICFGVENGDKRYFIKFAGAPTEQYSGKPEDAIASLKSTVPIYQDLAHPNLIRFIKAEEIGRGFAVIFEWTDGVCMGRMYPLSREKFLQMPDSTRLEVFNDILNFHIHIIKQGYIAIDFYDGSIMYDFDTKKTIICDIDLYSKMPYINTMGRMWGSSRFMSPEEFTLGVAIDEITNVYLMGATAFALFGREKDRSIEKWRLGDELYKVALKAVNDNRGKRQQSLLEFECEWNRACLI; from the coding sequence ATGTTCGATATAAAAAACTATGCTACATTTGAAAAAATCAAACCGATAAACAAAGGCTGGTCGAGCGACAAAAAATACTATATTGAAACCGTGACGAACGAAAAAATGCTGCTCCGCATAGCCGATATTTCAGAGTATGCCAAGAAGAAAAGCGAATTTGAAATGATGAAACGGTTAGCCGAATACGGTGTACCCATGTCGCAGCCTGTTGATTTTGGTATGTGCGACAACTGCAAAAGTGTCTACATGCTTTTAATATGGTGTGACGGTGAAGATGCGGAGATTGTATTACCAAAAATGACTGAAACCGAGCAATATGTACTCGGTATAAAATCGGGGCGAATACTGAGGAAAATCCATAGTATTCCTGCACCAAAAGAGCAAGAAGAATGGGGAACACTTTTTAACCGCAAAACAGACAACAAAACCAAAAAATACAATGGCTGTGGCATAAAAATAGATGGTGACGATAAAATCATCGCCTATGTTGAGGCGAACAGACACCTCCTTGACGGCAGGCCGCAATGCTTTCAGCACGGCGATTATCATGTGGGAAATATGATTATTTCGCCGGAAGGAGAACTGAGCATAATCGATTTCAACCGTATTGACTACGGCGACCCATGGGAAGAGTTTAACCGCATTGTGTGGAGTGCTGCTGTCAGTCCGCATTTTGCCACAGGGCAGCTTAACGGTTATTTTAACGGAAGACCGCCTGTGCAGTTCTTCACGCTTTTGGCTTTTTATATAAGCAGCAATACGCTGTCGTCAATATATTGGGCAATCCCTTTCGGTGAAGATGAAGTTACCGTTATGAAAAATCAGGCAAAAGATGTTCTAACTTGGTTTGACGGCATGAATAATCCTGTACCGACTTGGTATTTAGCAGATTTTTATATACAGTACATAAATAATATTCCATACAAATTAAAATCTCCATTTGATATCTCTTTCATTGAGCAATATGGTGAGATTTTTAAAATTTATGACGATCAAGATTCGGGCAATATCTGCTTCGGCGTAGAGAACGGTGATAAGAGATACTTTATAAAATTTGCCGGCGCACCGACAGAGCAATATTCCGGCAAACCCGAAGATGCAATAGCAAGTCTGAAATCCACCGTTCCGATTTATCAGGATTTAGCGCACCCCAATTTGATAAGATTTATCAAAGCGGAGGAAATAGGCAGAGGGTTTGCCGTCATTTTTGAATGGACAGACGGCGTGTGTATGGGCAGAATGTATCCGCTGTCCAGAGAAAAGTTCTTGCAGATGCCGGACAGCACAAGGCTTGAAGTATTTAACGACATACTGAACTTTCACATTCATATTATAAAGCAAGGGTATATTGCCATTGACTTTTATGACGGCAGTATTATGTATGACTTTGACACAAAAAAGACCATTATTTGTGATATTGATCTCTATTCTAAAATGCCCTATATAAATACGATGGGCAGAATGTGGGGTTCATCACGCTTTATGTCGCCGGAGGAATTTACACTCGGTGTAGCCATAGATGAAATAACTAATGTGTATTTAATGGGAGCTACCGCGTTTGCTCTGTTTGGCAGGGAAAAAGACAGGTCAATCGAAAAATGGCGATTGGGCGACGAATTATACAAAGTGGCGTTAAAAGCGGTCAACGATAACAGAGGCAAGCGTCAGCAGTCGCTTTTGGAGTTTGAATGCGAGTGGAACAGGGCATGTCTTATATAA